Proteins encoded in a region of the Drosophila busckii strain San Diego stock center, stock number 13000-0081.31 chromosome 2L, ASM1175060v1, whole genome shotgun sequence genome:
- the LOC108603751 gene encoding translation initiation factor IF-2 — protein sequence MALSQLPARAQSDWSHNQFFVFGFYFWRPLAYICRALLPYQQQALESYDIKSLVVPVSRIVPSMLHWCRGLLLLLLLLQHGSSQELSEQQQAEVAETTLAMEMPTSAEQLSPAVEHTELPAATATAATVTATTTAKPLEHAETAIEMTLKPVDAPPDYVNDAAAQTEHEEEEQPAAEPEQPAAEHEQPAAEPEQPAAEPEPPAAEPEQPAAETEQQYTAATTAPAKHEEEQPKQHEPTTASPAPVPSNFISCYSCSGYANSSCHDKPSEMIKCAKSLPMTDGCYTLIKRDTKLISRGCIIQLSQANEPNYCLKEPKLCLMCLESNCNTHRAPIIDGAGAAQLRAGLLLTTAGSMCILAALHFNQL from the exons ATGGCCTTGTCGCAGTTGCCAGCGAGAGCCCAAAGCGACTGGAGTCACaatcagttttttgtttttggtttttatttttggagaCCATTGGCATATATTTGCAGAGCTCTTCTTCCATATCAGCAGCAAGCACTTGAAAGTTACGATATAAAGTCATTAGTTGTGCCAGTTAGCAGAATAGTTCCAAGCATGCTGCATTGGTGTCGTggtttattgctgttgctgctgctgttgcaacatgGCAGCTCGCAGGAGTtatcagagcagcagcaggcggaaGTGGCTGAAACTACGCTGGCTATGGAAATGCCAACAAGTGCGGAGCAGCTGTCGCCAGCAGTGGAGCATACAGAATTgcctgcagcaacagcaacagcagcaacagtaacagcaacaacaacagctaagcCTTTGGAACATGCTGAGACGGCTATAGAAATGACTCTAAAGCCTGTGGATGCACCACCAGATTATGTTAATGACGCTGCAGCGCAGACAGAGCATGAGGAAGAAGAGCAGCCAGCTGCTGAACCTGAGCAGCCAGCGGCTGAGCATGAGCAGCCAGCTGCTGAACCTGAGCAGCCAGCGGCGGAACCTGAGCCGCCAGCTGCTGAACCTGAGCAGCCAGCGGCTGAGACTGAACAGCaatacacagcagcaacaacggcaCCAGCAAAGCATGAGGAGGAACAGCCCAAACAGCATGAGCCAACCACTGCATCGCCAGCGCCTGTGCCGTCCAATTTTATCAGCTGCTACAGCTGCAGCGGCtatgccaacagcagctgccacgaCAAGCCCAGCGAGATGATCAAATGCGCCAAAAGTTTGCCCATGACCGATGGCTGCTATACGCTGATCAAAC GTGACACTAAGCTCATCTCACGCGGCTGCATCATTCAACTATCGCAAGCAAACGAGCCGAACTATTGCCTCAAGGAACCGAAGCTCTGCCTCATGTGTCTGGAATCCAATTGCAACACGCATCGGGCACCCATAATAGATGGTGCAGGAGCAGCTCAACTGCGGGCTGGTTTGCTATTGACCACAGCTGGGAGCATGTGCATCCTCGCTGCGCTGCACTTTAATCagttataa
- the LOC108608157 gene encoding uncharacterized protein LOC108608157 isoform X1: MNRRKHSHSLSQLLLLLSCLAPLQHSWAIVCYHCDSIALPECAQTRGEVGVLPFKECRSELTCIMSIVDTITYRGCGVETPTTEATYSKRCSANLCNGSVYPPGRLKCHHCASSNCMAAPTAKPVPCLYHQEVDHCYTEWFSATLAYRGCISDSNHTVSQTARLCDYNGCNDAAA; encoded by the exons ATGAATCGCCGGAAGCACTCGCACTCACTCtcacaactgctgctgctgctcagct GCCTGGCGCCATTGCAGCACAGTTGGGCCATTGTTTGCTATCATTGCGATTCGATTGCGTTGCCCGAATGCGCCCAGACGCGAGGTGAGGTCGGTGTGTTGCCCTTCAAGGAGTGTCGCTCGGAGCTGACGTGTATCATGTCGATTG TGGATACCATAACATATCGCGGCTGTGGTGTGGAAACACCCACCACAGAGGCCACCTACTCCAAGCGTTGCTCCGCCAATTTGTGCAATGGCAGCGTCTATCCACCTGGACGTCTCAAGTGTCACCATTGCGCGTCGTCCAATTGCATGGCAGCACCCACAGCCAAGCCAGTACCTTGTCTTTATCATCAAGAAGTAGATCATTGTTATACCGAGTGGTTTAGCGCTACATTAGCCTATCGTGGCTGCATCTCTGACAGCAACCACACCGTCTCCCAAACGGCACGGCTATGTGACTACAATGGCTGCAAtgatgcagcagcttaa
- the LOC108608155 gene encoding uncharacterized protein LOC108608155 isoform X1 has product MSDKIEINKLNQDGLWQFKLNNNNNNLVACGTAHGYTCTDGEELAQLQRTMAKTKQKYTTTTTTTAAAAAAATATTTTNTAISIQTVTATTITTTILGAVAVTPTYVASFEDEGGGDDSLPDDDDNDGDCAAAAGISLDSCDKLNGAAYALPALNCDLAAATAAAASALSPTDAAVGGLSSSRTSMNNSTENLSYVSDNYYADDLILLDDDDDDVEAEEISLNSDDCVYAYRGDAADFDMAALDASTGRGGRNLDFGMVRDDETDFLEMDFEPDPSSELEFPADIQEAAMQANLLLMQRDYSQLQSGRHAATPTQSRQLYSSPIDELSLPQQPPQEALQRLSKKFARISLNLDQIKNDADACSDVDADELLCGSKDDVDFTAVAATEAAANLAQSLPSTLAYTNFSRSTSVPSEQTPCNSKLTGAKPKRLSTLSNSSSLVSAKSGSSSKSRRSQPSYDERCYSCTDFRDSSCSAGQMQQPTDVTPMLVAAAAVVAASAAMVSTSAQFDLNSGEETCLDCLEKEFLANTIGKALDLSSCPKCRRRFGSRGSSLSLYTRAEQTRCRSGSPGYLDEYGGLFGWHSAGVGVGISDMAHYNQRFISCDINIGIDIDINIGGVQLPKQSFPTEPLVVRLATAHMSEEHLVQALDKLQISYNANQLHSYFEKQEQSPQRTAFNGNLKQLLLRVSKQQCNHRKLKKLLELIIKQQPKPQQQQLHVQFKPMSLESAAELETALVPLKVTDILAAWSRRRDLDMLRQLDARFHRANVLGKIGHIVRQAQQQQQMPVSQQQQPLIPPLQPPPMQTHRLVWRCPS; this is encoded by the exons ATGAGcgacaaaattgaaataaataaattaaatcaggATGGTTTGTggcaatttaaactaaataacaacaataataatctTGTGGCGTGCGGCACAGCACACGGATACACTTGCACCGATGGCGAGGAGCTGGCCCAGCTGCAAAGGACAATGGCAAAAACGAAACAGAAatatacaactacaactacaacaacagcagcagcagcagcagctgccacagcaacaacaactacaaatacaGCAATATCAATACAGACagtcacagcaacaacaattacaacaacaatattaggCGCTGTTGCCGTTACGCCCACTTATGTTGCAAGTTTCGAGGACGAGGGCGGAGGAGACGACAGTTTGCCGGATGACGACGACAATGAcggcgactgcgctgctgcggcagGCATAAGCCTAGACAGCTGCGATAAG CTGAACGGCGCTGCCTACGCGCTGCCGGCACTCAACTGCGATttggcagctgccactgcAGCGGCTGCCTCCGCACTTTCGCCCACCGATGCGGCCGTTGGCGGCCTCAGCTCCAGTCGCACTTCCATGAACAATTCCACAGAGAATCTGAGCTATGTTAGTGACAATTACTATGCCGACGATCTCATACTgctcgacgacgacgatgacgatgtGGAGGCCGAGGAGATATCGCTAAACTCGGACGATTGCGTCTATGCGTATCGCGGCGATGCAGCGGACTTTGATATGGCAGCGTTGGACGCCAGCACTGGACGCGGTGGACGCAATTTGGACTTCGGCATGGTGCGCGACGATGAAACGGATTTTCTTGAAATGGATTTTGAGCCAGATCCATCGTCAGAGCTGGAGTTTCCAGCCGACATACAGGAGGCGGCCATGCAAGCAAATCTGCTGCTCATGCAACGTGACTATAGCCAGCTGCAGAGTGGTCGCCAcgcggccacgcccacacagtCGCGTCAGCTCTACAGCTCGCCCATTGATGAGCTGTCGTtgccgcagcagccgccgcaggaAGCGCTGCAGCGTCTAAGTAAAAAGTTTGCACGCATAAGTCTCAACTTGGATCAGATTAAAAACGATGCTGATGCCTGCTCCGATGTAGATGCGGATGAGCTGCTGTGCGGCAGCAAGGATGATGTGGATTTTACAGCTGTAGCAGCTACAGAGGCGGCGGCCAACTTGGCACAGTCGCTGCCCAGCACGCTGGCCTACACCAATTTCAGTCGCAGCACAAGCGTGCCCAGTGAGCAGACACCTTGCAATTCGAAGCTAACAGGCGCCAAGCCCAAGCGTCTGAGTACGCTATCAAACTCTTCTTCGCTGGTCTCTGCCAAAAGCGGCTCCTCCTCCAAGTCGCGACGCTCGCAGCCCAGCTACGATGAGCGCTGCTACAGCTGCACAGACTTTCGTGACAGCTCTTGCTCCGCTgggcaaatgcagcagccgaCAGATGTGACACCAATGCTGGTGGCAGCTGCGGCTGTAGTGGCCGCCAGTGCAGCCATGGTGAGCACTTCGGCGCAGTTTGATTTGAACAGCGGCGAGGAAACCTGCCTGGACTGCCTGGAGAAGGAGTTTCTGGCAAATACCATTGGCAAGGCGCTGGATTTAAGCAGCTGTCCCAAATGTCGACGGCGCTTTGGCAGTCGTGGCAGCAGCCTATCGCTCTATACGCGCGCCGAGCAGACGCGCTGTCGCAGCGGCTCGCCGGGCTATCTGGATGAATACGGTGGACTCTTTGGCTGGCATAGCGCAGGCGTGGGTGTGGGCATCAGCGACATGGCACACTACAACCAAAGGTTTATTTCGTGTGATATAAATATTggtattgatattgatattaacATTGGCGGCGTGCAG CTGCCCAAGCAAAGCTTTCCGACTGAGCCGCTGGTGGTGCGCCTAGCCACGGCGCATATGAGTGAGGAGCATCTGGTGCAGGCGCTGGACAAACTCCAAATTAGTTATAACGCCAATCAGCTGCATAGCTACTTTGAAAAGCAGGAGCAGTCGCCACAGCGCACAGCGTTCAATGGCAAtctcaagcagctgctgctgcgtgtgtcCAAGCAGCAGTGCAATCATCGCAAGCTCAAAAAACTGCTGGAGTTGATTAtcaaacagcagccaaagccacagcagcagcagctacatgTGCAGTTCAAGCCCATGAGCTTGGAATCGGCTGCTGAGCTTGAAACTGCGCTGGTGCCGCTTAAGGTAACGGACATATTGGCGGCCTGGTCACGCCGTCGCGATCTCGACATGCTGCGGCAATTGGATGCGCGTTTTCATCGCGCCAATGTATTGG gCAAGATTGGACATATTGTGCgtcaggcgcagcagcagcaacaaatgccagtcagtcagcagcagcagccactaaTTCCGCCTCTGCAGCCGCCTCCAATGCAAACTCATCGGCTCGTCTGGCGCTGCCCGAGTTGA
- the LOC108600023 gene encoding uncharacterized protein LOC108600023: MQSVNTIAILLATLIAVGLQGSTALTCTDGTASNPCTTSCFTSIDDKGVVSRGCVAETGSCAAPSCFNCTTDNCNAPLVCKSCDGLGCTLVTAATSNKICDAAQECYNQLQPDGTITRGCGPKCATDSCSSCTTDNCNAGIYPANRLLCYQCTANEANCNVPAECNNAEALCLV, encoded by the exons ATGCAAAGCGTCAATACTATTGCCATACTATTGGCCACGTTAATTGCAGTTGGCTTGCAAGGCAGCACAGCGCTAA CTTGCACTGATGGCACTGCTAGCAATCCCTGCACGACTTCTTGTTTCACCAGTATTGATG ACAAAGGTGTCGTTAGCCGTGGCTGCGTGGCTGAGACTGGTTCCTGTGCTGCTCCCAGCTGCTTCAACTGCACAACGGACAACTGCAATGCGCCTTTGGTATGCAAGAGCTGCGATGGATTAGGCTGCACTTTAGTCACTGCTGCAACCAGCAACAAGATTTGCGATGCGGCTCAAGAGTGCTACAATCAGCTTCAGCCGGACGGCACAATAACGCGCGGCTGTGGCCCAAAGTGTGCTACGgatagctgcagcagctgcacaacGGATAACTGCAATGCAGGCATATATCCAGCAAATCGCCTGCTTTGCTATCAGTGCACAGCGAACGAGGCGAATTGCAATGTTCCAGCGGAATGCAACAATGCTGAAGCCTTGTGCCTTGTTTAA
- the LOC108608155 gene encoding uncharacterized protein LOC108608155 isoform X2, which yields MSDKIEINKLNQDGLWQFKLNNNNNNLVACGTAHGYTCTDGEELAQLQRTMAKTKQKYTTTTTTTAAAAAAATATTTTNTAISIQTVTATTITTTILGAVAVTPTYVASFEDEGGGDDSLPDDDDNDGDCAAAAGISLDSCDKLNGAAYALPALNCDLAAATAAAASALSPTDAAVGGLSSSRTSMNNSTENLSYVSDNYYADDLILLDDDDDDVEAEEISLNSDDCVYAYRGDAADFDMAALDASTGRGGRNLDFGMVRDDETDFLEMDFEPDPSSELEFPADIQEAAMQANLLLMQRDYSQLQSGRHAATPTQSRQLYSSPIDELSLPQQPPQEALQRLSKKFARISLNLDQIKNDADACSDVDADELLCGSKDDVDFTAVAATEAAANLAQSLPSTLAYTNFSRSTSVPSEQTPCNSKLTGAKPKRLSTLSNSSSLVSAKSGSSSKSRRSQPSYDERCYSCTDFRDSSCSAGQMQQPTDVTPMLVAAAAVVAASAAMVSTSAQFDLNSGEETCLDCLEKEFLANTIGKALDLSSCPKCRRRFGSRGSSLSLYTRAEQTRCRSGSPGYLDEYGGLFGWHSAGVGVGISDMAHYNQRFISCDINIGIDIDINIGGVQPLQLPKQSFPTEPLVVRLATAHMSEEHLVQALDKLQISYNANQLHSYFEKQEQSPQRTAFNGNLKQLLLRVSKQQCNHRKLKKLLELIIKQQPKPQQQQLHVQFKPMSLESAAELETALVPLKVTDILAAWSRRRDLDMLRQLDARFHRANVLGKIGHIVRQAQQQQQMPVTASNANSSARLALPELIMIPQYYACGELILTRKC from the exons ATGAGcgacaaaattgaaataaataaattaaatcaggATGGTTTGTggcaatttaaactaaataacaacaataataatctTGTGGCGTGCGGCACAGCACACGGATACACTTGCACCGATGGCGAGGAGCTGGCCCAGCTGCAAAGGACAATGGCAAAAACGAAACAGAAatatacaactacaactacaacaacagcagcagcagcagcagctgccacagcaacaacaactacaaatacaGCAATATCAATACAGACagtcacagcaacaacaattacaacaacaatattaggCGCTGTTGCCGTTACGCCCACTTATGTTGCAAGTTTCGAGGACGAGGGCGGAGGAGACGACAGTTTGCCGGATGACGACGACAATGAcggcgactgcgctgctgcggcagGCATAAGCCTAGACAGCTGCGATAAG CTGAACGGCGCTGCCTACGCGCTGCCGGCACTCAACTGCGATttggcagctgccactgcAGCGGCTGCCTCCGCACTTTCGCCCACCGATGCGGCCGTTGGCGGCCTCAGCTCCAGTCGCACTTCCATGAACAATTCCACAGAGAATCTGAGCTATGTTAGTGACAATTACTATGCCGACGATCTCATACTgctcgacgacgacgatgacgatgtGGAGGCCGAGGAGATATCGCTAAACTCGGACGATTGCGTCTATGCGTATCGCGGCGATGCAGCGGACTTTGATATGGCAGCGTTGGACGCCAGCACTGGACGCGGTGGACGCAATTTGGACTTCGGCATGGTGCGCGACGATGAAACGGATTTTCTTGAAATGGATTTTGAGCCAGATCCATCGTCAGAGCTGGAGTTTCCAGCCGACATACAGGAGGCGGCCATGCAAGCAAATCTGCTGCTCATGCAACGTGACTATAGCCAGCTGCAGAGTGGTCGCCAcgcggccacgcccacacagtCGCGTCAGCTCTACAGCTCGCCCATTGATGAGCTGTCGTtgccgcagcagccgccgcaggaAGCGCTGCAGCGTCTAAGTAAAAAGTTTGCACGCATAAGTCTCAACTTGGATCAGATTAAAAACGATGCTGATGCCTGCTCCGATGTAGATGCGGATGAGCTGCTGTGCGGCAGCAAGGATGATGTGGATTTTACAGCTGTAGCAGCTACAGAGGCGGCGGCCAACTTGGCACAGTCGCTGCCCAGCACGCTGGCCTACACCAATTTCAGTCGCAGCACAAGCGTGCCCAGTGAGCAGACACCTTGCAATTCGAAGCTAACAGGCGCCAAGCCCAAGCGTCTGAGTACGCTATCAAACTCTTCTTCGCTGGTCTCTGCCAAAAGCGGCTCCTCCTCCAAGTCGCGACGCTCGCAGCCCAGCTACGATGAGCGCTGCTACAGCTGCACAGACTTTCGTGACAGCTCTTGCTCCGCTgggcaaatgcagcagccgaCAGATGTGACACCAATGCTGGTGGCAGCTGCGGCTGTAGTGGCCGCCAGTGCAGCCATGGTGAGCACTTCGGCGCAGTTTGATTTGAACAGCGGCGAGGAAACCTGCCTGGACTGCCTGGAGAAGGAGTTTCTGGCAAATACCATTGGCAAGGCGCTGGATTTAAGCAGCTGTCCCAAATGTCGACGGCGCTTTGGCAGTCGTGGCAGCAGCCTATCGCTCTATACGCGCGCCGAGCAGACGCGCTGTCGCAGCGGCTCGCCGGGCTATCTGGATGAATACGGTGGACTCTTTGGCTGGCATAGCGCAGGCGTGGGTGTGGGCATCAGCGACATGGCACACTACAACCAAAGGTTTATTTCGTGTGATATAAATATTggtattgatattgatattaacATTGGCGGCGTGCAG CCTTTGCAGCTGCCCAAGCAAAGCTTTCCGACTGAGCCGCTGGTGGTGCGCCTAGCCACGGCGCATATGAGTGAGGAGCATCTGGTGCAGGCGCTGGACAAACTCCAAATTAGTTATAACGCCAATCAGCTGCATAGCTACTTTGAAAAGCAGGAGCAGTCGCCACAGCGCACAGCGTTCAATGGCAAtctcaagcagctgctgctgcgtgtgtcCAAGCAGCAGTGCAATCATCGCAAGCTCAAAAAACTGCTGGAGTTGATTAtcaaacagcagccaaagccacagcagcagcagctacatgTGCAGTTCAAGCCCATGAGCTTGGAATCGGCTGCTGAGCTTGAAACTGCGCTGGTGCCGCTTAAGGTAACGGACATATTGGCGGCCTGGTCACGCCGTCGCGATCTCGACATGCTGCGGCAATTGGATGCGCGTTTTCATCGCGCCAATGTATTGG gCAAGATTGGACATATTGTGCgtcaggcgcagcagcagcaacaaatgccagtca CCGCCTCCAATGCAAACTCATCGGCTCGTCTGGCGCTGCCCGAGTTGATAATGATACCACAATATTATGCCTGCGGTGAATTAATCTTGACGcgcaaatgttaa
- the LOC108608157 gene encoding uncharacterized protein LOC108608157 isoform X2: protein MSIVDTITYRGCGVETPTTEATYSKRCSANLCNGSVYPPGRLKCHHCASSNCMAAPTAKPVPCLYHQEVDHCYTEWFSATLAYRGCISDSNHTVSQTARLCDYNGCNDAAA, encoded by the exons ATGTCGATTG TGGATACCATAACATATCGCGGCTGTGGTGTGGAAACACCCACCACAGAGGCCACCTACTCCAAGCGTTGCTCCGCCAATTTGTGCAATGGCAGCGTCTATCCACCTGGACGTCTCAAGTGTCACCATTGCGCGTCGTCCAATTGCATGGCAGCACCCACAGCCAAGCCAGTACCTTGTCTTTATCATCAAGAAGTAGATCATTGTTATACCGAGTGGTTTAGCGCTACATTAGCCTATCGTGGCTGCATCTCTGACAGCAACCACACCGTCTCCCAAACGGCACGGCTATGTGACTACAATGGCTGCAAtgatgcagcagcttaa
- the LOC108608158 gene encoding membrane magnesium transporter 1, translating to MGSTVFNKLLLVAGFASLAHAAFSAAHHRTYLRLTEQEWTSLPLDIILQTVISLVLVIYNIIQIVGNFKEIRATVDMQQKTWDTLGNFPSFYTFNHRGRALNPSYKTPKPSEIEASK from the exons ATGGGCAGCACAGTTTTTAACAAGTTACTGCTAGTGGCTGGCTTCGCAAGTCTGGCGCATGCTGCTTTCTCTGCTGCACATC atcGTACCTACTTGCGCTTGACGGAGCAGGAATGGACAAGTTTGCCGCTAGAT aTCATACTGCAAACAGTGATTAGCTTGGTGCTGGTGATTTACAACATAATACAGATAGTGGGCAACTTCAAGGAGATACGCGCCACAGTGGACATGCAGCAGAAGACTTGGGACACGCTGGGCAACTTTCCATCATTCTATACATTCAATCATCGCGGACGTGCGCTGAATCCAAGCTATAAAACGCCGAAGCCCAGCGAGATTGAAGCGTCCAAGTAG
- the LOC108601258 gene encoding variant surface antigen E, whose amino-acid sequence MRLLCLLLLTLCACASYWPVNALECYECIGDACNELTDDKLVSCNLDNDDQGKTTTGSPDSTTDAATTESGPTESGPTETTAKESEPTETTAKESEPTDTTANESEPTDTTPTESEPTDTTPKESEPTEITATESESTASDSTASDSTASESTATEPTTTEPTTTEPSTPASTESSTLADTDTTATESATTPTVSTETEPTEITTTVEPTITTEEENVAPTDSSRIVEAVRSGRARRSLAALATDQLLNNYRSYELYGRAVEYRTSACYKILVNGVMQRGCIRVPEEQSACQAVRIKVGLPEGSTGDDECDVCQMDRCNGSASLRISLGSLLLLLGLGLRSLF is encoded by the exons atgcgtttgctttgtctgctgctgttaacgCTTTGCGCTTGCGCCAGTTACTGGCCAG tcAATGCTCTTGAGTGTTATGAGTGCATTGGTGATGCTTGCAATGAATTGACTGATGATAAGCTGGTAAGCTGCAATTTGGATAACGATGATCAAGGCAAAACTACAACTGGCTCTCCAGACTCTACAACAGATGCAGCTACAACTGAATCAGGACCAACAGAGTCCGGTCCAACAGAAACAACTGCAAAGGAGTCCGAGCCAACGGAAACAACTGCAAAGGAGTCCGAGCCAACGGACACAACTGCAAATGAATCTGAGCCAACAGACACAACTCCAACGGAATCTGAACCAACGGACACAACTCCAAAGGAATCTGAACCAACGGAAATTACTGCAACGGAGTCAGAGTCAACTGCATCAGATTCAACTGCATCAGATTCAACTGCATCTGAGTCAACGGCAACTGAGCCAACGACGACTGAGCCAACGACGACAGAACCTTCAACACCAGCTTCAACTGAATCCTCAACGTTGGCAGATACagacacaacagcaacagaatcTGCAACAACGCCAACAGTTTCAACCGAGACTGAGCCAACGGAAATAACGACCACAGTTGAACCCACCATAACAACGGAAGAAGAAAATGTAGCACCAACGGATTCCAGTCGCATTGTGGAAGCTGTGCGCTCTGGACGCGCGCGTCGCTCGCTGGCTGCACTGGCAACGGATCAGCTGCTGAACAACTATCGCTCCTATGAGCTCTACGGTCGTGCCGTTGAATATCGCACAAGCGCctgctataaaattttagtAAACGGCG tcaTGCAACGCGGCTGCATTCGAGTGCCGGAGGAGCAAAGCGCCTGCCAGGCTGTGCGTATTAAGGTGGGTCTGCCTGAAGGTTCCACTGGCGACGATGAATGCGACGTTTGTCAAATGGATCGTTGCAATGGCAGCGCCAGCCTGCGCATATCCTTGGGCtcactgctactgctgctcgGACTTGGACTGCGGTCACTTTTCTAA
- the LOC108608156 gene encoding cyclin-K: MPCWYYDKKELRETPSIKDGVTYETERRYRKEGARFIMECGTKMGLGHNTMATGVVYFHRFYMFHSFKSFPRYVTACCCLFLAGKVEETPKKCRDIIKTARGILNDNYFVSFGDDPKEEVMTLERILLQTIKFDLQVEHPYTFLLKYAKCFKGDQQKLQKMVQMAWNFVNDSLSTVVCLQWEPEIIAVALIHLASKLSKFTVLDWLGRQPQHQRWWDMFVSNVTMEILEDICHQVLDLYQSTQKEGQEPNSPPQKPPSRADSPNSILKTLNSSLECTPASQPNGIELNNIQSIKSLANAVPLAAISIPPPNDPLAPVGNMIGALPPSANMNSNAGNYHMYHAPPPPPPPVVPMQPYATNAWTQQPPPPAHYAAAAPPPPMPPNMGGGSAGGGAQGYYNSGRQQQQQQQSQQRY, translated from the coding sequence ATGCCCTGTTGGTACTATGACAAAAAGGAGTTGCGTGAAACACCTTCGATTAAGGATGGCGTAACGTACGAGACCGAGCGACGCTACCGCAAGGAGGGCGCTCGCTTCATCATGGAATGCGGCACCAAGATGGGACTCGGCCACAACACAATGGCAACCGGCGTTGTCTACTTTCATCGCTTCTACATGTTTCACTCGTTCAAGAGCTTTCCCCGCTACGTCActgcctgctgttgcttgtttctTGCTGGCAAGGTGGAGGAGACGCCCAAGAAGTGTCGGGACATTATTAAAACGGCACGCGGCATACTCAACGACAACTATTTTGTGTCCTTTGGCGACGATCCCAAGGAGGAGGTGATGACACTGGAGCGCATACTACTGCAGACCATCAAGTTTGATCTGCAGGTGGAGCATCCATACACATTTCTGCTTAAGTATGCAAAGTGCTTCAAGGGCGATCAGCAGAAGCTGCAAAAAATGGTACAAATGGCGTGGAATTTTGTTAACGACTCACTCAGCACGGTGGTGTGTCTGCAGTGGGAGCCTGAGATCATAGCGGTGGCGCTTATACATCTGGCCAGCAAGTTGAGCAAGTTCACTGTGCTGGATTGGCTGGGCAGACAGCCGCAGCATCAGCGCTGGTGGGACATGTTCGTATCGAATGTTACCATGGAGATACTCGAGGATATATGCCATCAGGTGCTGGATCTCTATCAATCGACGCAAAAGGAAGGCCAAGAACCCAACAGTCCGCCGCAGAAACCGCCGAGCCGCGCGGACAGTCCCAACTCCATTTTGAAAACGCTAAATTCCAGCCTTGAGTGCACGCCAGCGTCACAGCCCAATGGCATTGAGCTGAACAACATACAAAGCATCAAATCGTTGGCTAATGCTGTGCCGCTTGCGGCTATATCCATACCGCCGCCCAATGATCCACTGGCGCCAGTGGGCAATATGATAGGCGCACTGCCACCGTCGGCTAATATGAACAGCAATGCTGGCAATTATCACATGTACCATGCTCCGcctccaccaccaccgccagtTGTGCCTATGCAGCCATATGCAACGAATGCCTGGACGCAGCAACCGCCGCCGCCCGCACATTACGCCGCAGCCGCACCACCGCCACCAATGCCGCCCAACATGGGCGGTGGCTCAGCTGGTGGCGGTGCGCAGGGCTATTATAATTCgggacgccagcagcagcagcagcagcagtcacagcAACGCTATTAA